A single genomic interval of Lathyrus oleraceus cultivar Zhongwan6 chromosome 7, CAAS_Psat_ZW6_1.0, whole genome shotgun sequence harbors:
- the LOC127103258 gene encoding uncharacterized protein LOC127103258: protein MDHSDVVTNVVPLTIVLVHIPTKRRARTPTVKMDKPSTVSKYSNPSGSVQIPSSEIRNIQPFVVVKKPHSMTNLYLDPIKTTNIESDVIASAKGSIVPKVMDTIGKHIRVLISQILGIEPKSDLVSDVTTSLAQTNHPIEIPLEKSDGKSDSESVPIKSPEKYEEKDDYDSMFVDISDKEENSGVKKDQSTDIVNVDYLDSDDEPIGKRLAPGIVKRLKSRKGKVVESTSKSPKAPKKSRSVGPSKGWSKVVTPATKKRSLKRKEVPSSSSDSDFDVEKNVQDIMPIKKDVGKKVPANVPEVPIDNIFFNSVENVEKWKFVHQIRSTLERELGKDAFECAEVMDLIKEDGLMKSVAGFGKCYEMLVKEFIVNMSKDCDNKRNKKFRKVYVIGKRVEFSPEIINRFMSRSEEEQVEVEVKKWPRKGKLSIGCLSVKYIVLHRVGAANWVPTSHTSNIATWLGKFIYIVVYRENVLDIVTTSDKKSIISTYRIGIIVELKDTCKTLDETIKACTEKKSRFVILINALFEEDTEGNLNGDKEKYNEVE from the exons ATGGATCATTCCGATGTTGTAACTAATGTCGTTCCTCTCACCATTGTTCTAGTACATATTCCTACTAAAAGAAGGGCTAGAACACCTACTGTGAAAATGGACAAGCCTTCAACTGTAAGTAAATATTCTAACCCCTCTGGGTCGGTTCAAATTCCTTCTAGTGAGATTAGGAATATTCAGCCCTTTGTTGTTGTCAAGAAACCCCACTCTATGACTAACTTATATCTTGATCCTATTAAAACCACTAATATCGAATCTGACGTTATTGCATCTGCTAAAGGTTCTATTGTTCCAAAAGTAATGG ACACTATTGGTAAACATATTCGTGTGTTAATCTCTCAAATTTTGGGTATTGAACCTAAGTCTGATCTTGTGTCGGATGTCACTACATCTTTGGCCCAAACTAATCATCCTATTGAAATTCCACTTGAAAAATCTGATGGAAAGTCTGATAGTGAATCTGTTCCAATTAAGTCCCCTGAAAAATATGAAGAGAAAGATGATTATGATAGTATGTTTGTTGATATATCTGACAAAGAAGAAAATTCTGGTGTGAAGAAGGATCAATCTACAGACATTGTAAATGTAGATTATCTGGACTCTGATGATGAGCCCATTGGTAAAAGATTGGCTCCAGGGATAGTTAAGAGGTTAAAGAGTAGAAAAGGGAAAGTTGTTGAGTCTACAAGCAAGTCTCCCAAGGCTCCTAAGAAAAGTAGAAGTGTTGGTCCTTCTAAAGGGTGGAGCAAGGTTGTAACTCCCGCCACCAAGAAAAGATCTCTGAAGAGAAAAGAAGTCCCCTCTAGTTCAAGTGATTCTGACTTTGATGTCGAAAAGAATGTTCAAGACATCATGCCTATAAAGAAAGATGTTGGGAAAAAGGTCCCTGCTAATGTGCCTGAAGttcccattgacaacatctttTTTAACTCTGTTGAGAATGTTGAAAAATGGAAGTTTGTGCACCAAATAAGGTCGACTTTGGAAAGGGAACTTGGCAAGGATGCCTTTGAGTGCGCAGAAGTGATGGATCTGATTAAAGAAGATGGGTTGATGAAAAGTGTGGCTGGTTTTGGAAAGTGTTATGAGATGCTTGTAAAAGAGTTCATTGTGAATATGTCTAAGGATTGTGATAACAAGAGGAATAAGAAGTTCAGAAAGGTGTATGTGATAGGAAAGCGTGTGGAGTTTTCTCCGGAGATCATTAACAGGTTCATGAGCAGAAGTGAAGAGGAACAAGTTGAAGTGGAG GTAAAGAAATGGCCAAGAAAAGGGAAGCTATCAATTGGTTGCTTAAGTGTGAAGTATATAGTACTTCATAGAGTTGGAGCTGCTAATTGGGTTCCAACAAGTCATACTTCCAACATTGCTACATGGCTGGGTAAGTTCATTTACATT GTTGTTTACAGGGAAAATGTCCTAGACATTGTCACGACATCTGACAAGAAATCTATCATCTCTACTTATAGGATAGGAATCATTGTTGAATTAAAGGACACATGTAAAACTTTGGATGAAACTATCAAAGCTTGTACTGAAAAGAAGAGCAGGTTTGTGATCCTGATAAATGCTTTGTTTGAAGAAGATACTGAGGGAAACCTGAATGGTGATAAGGAGAAGTATAATGAGGTTGAATAA